One Methylosinus sp. LW4 genomic region harbors:
- a CDS encoding acyl-CoA dehydrogenase family protein → MSATETTSTNWLPDAKAAFASVEALYGQALAAVRARVTKDGKLSNELIEVEQHAAHGLSWFATYVQGLRELLAYADRLSSEGAYGEVENLLTRIAFAEYLAQVFGGIPMSQGEIVRLSDFGLSPADIAAAHIPQVDSLIASGLTSANRARLAELIDHNGAAETIGATGLDETLEAIRSEMRKFAGDNVTPHAHEWHLKNDYIPLEVISGLAELGVFGLTIPEEYGGSGLGKIAMCVVSEELSRAYIGVGSLGTRSEIAGELILVGGTEEQKQKYLPKIATGEILPTAVFTEPNNGSDLANLRTRATREGDVYKVVGNKTWITHPVRADVMTLLVRTNPNEKGYKGLSMLLAEKPRGTDENPFPAKGMTGGEIEVLGYRGMKEFEIGFDNFEVPAENLLGGEEGKGFKQLMETFESARIQTAARALGVAQAALDLGLRYAKERVQFGKPLFAFPRVFDKIVTMAIEIHVARQITYFAAREKDEGKRCDLEAGMAKLLGARVAWAAADNALQIHGGNGFALEYPVSRVLCDARILNIFEGAAEIQAQVIARRLLEG, encoded by the coding sequence ATGAGCGCGACCGAGACCACCTCCACGAACTGGCTGCCCGACGCCAAGGCGGCTTTCGCCTCCGTGGAGGCGTTGTACGGGCAAGCGCTCGCCGCCGTCCGCGCCCGCGTCACCAAGGACGGCAAGCTCTCCAATGAGCTGATCGAGGTGGAGCAGCACGCCGCGCACGGCCTCTCCTGGTTCGCCACCTATGTGCAGGGCCTGCGCGAGCTGCTCGCCTACGCCGATCGCCTCTCGTCCGAGGGCGCCTATGGCGAGGTGGAGAATCTGCTCACCCGCATCGCCTTCGCCGAATATCTGGCGCAGGTCTTCGGCGGCATTCCGATGAGCCAGGGCGAGATCGTCCGCCTCTCCGATTTCGGCCTCTCGCCCGCCGATATCGCCGCCGCCCATATTCCGCAGGTGGACAGCCTCATCGCCTCCGGCCTCACCAGCGCCAATCGCGCCCGCCTCGCCGAGCTGATCGACCACAATGGCGCCGCCGAGACGATCGGCGCCACCGGCCTCGACGAGACGCTGGAGGCCATCCGCAGCGAGATGCGCAAATTCGCCGGCGACAATGTGACGCCGCACGCCCATGAATGGCATTTGAAGAACGACTACATTCCGCTCGAGGTCATTTCCGGCCTCGCGGAGCTGGGCGTCTTCGGCCTCACCATTCCCGAGGAATATGGCGGCTCCGGCCTCGGCAAGATCGCCATGTGCGTCGTCTCGGAGGAGCTGTCGCGCGCTTACATCGGCGTCGGCTCGCTCGGCACGCGCTCGGAGATCGCGGGCGAGCTGATCCTCGTCGGCGGCACAGAGGAGCAGAAGCAGAAATATCTGCCCAAGATCGCCACCGGCGAGATCCTGCCCACCGCCGTCTTCACCGAGCCGAACAATGGCTCCGACCTCGCGAACCTGCGCACCCGCGCGACGCGCGAGGGCGACGTCTACAAGGTGGTCGGCAACAAGACCTGGATCACCCATCCGGTGCGCGCCGATGTGATGACGCTGCTCGTGCGCACCAATCCCAATGAGAAGGGCTACAAAGGCCTCTCCATGCTGCTGGCCGAAAAGCCGCGCGGCACGGATGAGAACCCCTTCCCGGCCAAGGGCATGACCGGCGGCGAGATCGAGGTGCTCGGCTATCGCGGCATGAAGGAGTTCGAGATCGGCTTCGATAATTTCGAGGTGCCGGCCGAAAATCTTCTCGGCGGCGAGGAGGGCAAGGGCTTCAAGCAGCTGATGGAGACCTTCGAATCCGCCCGCATTCAGACGGCGGCGCGCGCGCTCGGCGTCGCTCAGGCGGCGCTCGATCTCGGCCTGCGCTACGCCAAGGAGCGCGTGCAATTCGGCAAGCCGCTGTTCGCCTTCCCGCGCGTCTTCGACAAGATCGTCACAATGGCGATCGAGATTCACGTCGCCCGCCAGATCACCTATTTCGCCGCCCGCGAGAAGGACGAGGGCAAGCGCTGCGATCTCGAGGCCGGCATGGCCAAGCTGCTCGGCGCGCGCGTCGCCTGGGCGGCGGCGGACAATGCGCTGCAGATTCACGGCGGCAATGGCTTCGCGCTGGAATATCCGGTCTCCCGCGTCCTCTGCGACGCGCGCATCCTCAACATCTTCGAGGGCGCGGCGGAGATTCAGGCGCAGGTCATCGCAAGGCGTCTGCTGGAGGGCTGA
- a CDS encoding cytochrome P450 codes for MFHDADFMPFSPRRKPSYRAVTHNYLENYAPEAYRTDFFTSQGLWPVIPPMHYVVDPELIEELLVTRAEAFRRDDIAAKALRGPVEGDTLFFSEGAEWKWQRRAISPAFRYENILALVPFFVRCAQAQAEEWRRLGDGAEVEITEAMSRTTFAVIEKAVFGASENFDGERFIAALRPVLGSFAWRMLATMFRLPPDWTPYPGLLSARAGSRFLHEETVKLLAERRARPEPTRDILGLLLSAKDPESGRVMTDAELVANLHGFLLAGHETSAVALAWTFWLLAKDQASQQRAREEAERVAGDGEITPETVENLAFTRQVLQESMRLFPPFAALGRQPREDTTLGSHRVAAKEPIYVLTWCLHRHEKLWEEPTAFDPDRFSPERAKARHRYAYLPFGAGPRICVGMGFALTEMATIVATLLREFRFETVPGHRLELAPTFALRPKGALPLRLTPLAKHAPARRAAHDASVA; via the coding sequence ATGTTTCACGATGCTGATTTCATGCCCTTCAGCCCGCGGCGGAAGCCGTCCTATCGGGCGGTGACGCATAATTATCTCGAGAATTACGCGCCCGAGGCCTATCGGACCGATTTTTTCACCTCGCAGGGCCTGTGGCCGGTCATTCCGCCCATGCATTATGTCGTCGACCCCGAGCTGATCGAGGAGCTGCTGGTCACGCGCGCCGAGGCCTTTCGCCGCGACGACATCGCCGCCAAGGCGCTGCGCGGGCCTGTCGAGGGCGACACGCTGTTCTTCTCGGAAGGCGCGGAATGGAAATGGCAGCGGCGCGCCATCTCGCCGGCCTTTCGCTATGAGAATATTCTGGCGCTGGTTCCCTTCTTCGTCCGCTGCGCGCAGGCGCAGGCCGAGGAATGGCGGCGTCTCGGCGACGGCGCCGAGGTGGAGATCACCGAGGCCATGTCGCGCACGACCTTCGCCGTCATCGAGAAGGCGGTGTTCGGCGCCTCGGAGAATTTCGACGGCGAGCGCTTCATCGCGGCGCTGCGGCCGGTTCTCGGCAGCTTCGCCTGGCGCATGCTGGCCACCATGTTCCGTCTGCCGCCGGATTGGACGCCCTATCCGGGCCTGCTCTCGGCGCGCGCCGGCTCGCGATTTTTGCATGAGGAGACGGTGAAGCTGCTCGCCGAACGTCGCGCCCGGCCCGAGCCGACGCGCGATATTCTCGGCCTTCTGCTGTCGGCCAAGGACCCGGAGAGCGGCCGCGTGATGACCGACGCCGAGCTGGTCGCCAATCTGCACGGCTTTCTGCTCGCCGGCCATGAGACATCCGCCGTCGCGCTGGCCTGGACCTTCTGGCTGCTGGCCAAGGATCAGGCGAGCCAGCAGCGCGCCCGCGAGGAGGCGGAGCGCGTCGCCGGCGACGGCGAGATCACGCCGGAGACGGTCGAAAACCTCGCCTTCACGCGGCAGGTCCTGCAGGAGTCGATGCGGCTGTTCCCGCCCTTCGCCGCGCTCGGCCGCCAGCCGCGCGAGGACACGACGCTCGGCTCCCATCGCGTCGCCGCGAAGGAGCCCATCTATGTGCTGACCTGGTGCCTGCATCGGCACGAGAAGCTGTGGGAGGAGCCGACCGCCTTCGACCCCGACCGCTTCTCGCCGGAGCGGGCGAAGGCGCGCCATCGCTACGCCTATCTGCCCTTTGGCGCCGGGCCGCGCATCTGCGTCGGCATGGGCTTCGCGCTGACGGAGATGGCGACCATCGTCGCGACGCTGCTGCGCGAGTTCCGCTTCGAGACCGTCCCCGGCCATCGGCTAGAGCTGGCGCCGACCTTCGCCTTGCGGCCGAAAGGCGCGCTGCCGCTGCGCCTGACGCCGCTCGCGAAACATGCGCCGGCCCGACGGGCGGCGCATGACGCCAGCGTTGCGTGA